The region ACAGGAGAGGTGGGAAGATGTGTCAGGGGTTGGGGTCAAGGAGACACTGGAATGGAGGGTTgccggaggaggggagggggtaaGATGCAGGGATGGCAAGGCCATGGGAGTGGGTGGCTGAGACAGAGTGGAGGTCATAACCAGGGACGAATGTCCTCCGTGATATCGAGGGCTGGCCAACAGAGCCAGAGCTGAGAGGCAAGCCAAAGGAACCAAGGTCAGAGCTTCAAAGGAGAGAGGCTTTTGCAAGGTGATGGTTTAGAAAGGGTGGTGGGCACGCAGGAGAGTTTCAGTACCACCTCGGGGCCATGTGTATGTGAAAGGGCTGCCCCATTGGGAGGGCTGCTGGGTGGCAGTGTTGTACGGGGGACTTCATTTTAGTCCAGGCTCAGCACTAGGAGAGACTTCCTCTGATGGCCGGGTTTTAGGGACTGACTTACACTGTGATGACATTGCTGGGCCCTTGCCCTCCGGAAACACGTGCTCATGGCCATAACTCATGGAGCTCTGGAGTCCTGTAAACTTTGGTCTCATTCCAAATTCTGCCCCTTCCTAGTTGTGTAACACAGGGCTTTGGGATTCGATCATGCCTGGAAGGTGGTATGGAGCTCCAAATAGGCTCATGTTCTTCCCCATGTGGCCTCCCCTCTCAGCTTCTGGGGAAAGGATAGAGCAAGATGGAGAGGAGATGGCCTTAGGGAACCCTCTCCTGGATCTCGAATCTCAGAGGCGTGGCTGATGCTTCGTCAGGGCCGCAAGGGAGCTGATTTGCAATGTCGGagccttctgcccctttccccaggtACGCTCAggccctggttttctttttcttccaaaggGTAACCTTCTGTGACTGAACGGCCAGGGCTGTTGAGCTGTCTGCCATCTCAAAACCTAGCTGTGAGCCAGCGTGGCAGGGGCTGTGCATGGAAGCCAGGAGCTGGGCCCCCAGAAGGCAACTGTGCCCGCCGGGCATCATGCTGCTGGCCTTTGCTACTCTGCTCAGCTGCCTGCTCACCTCCAGCCAGGCCAAGGTCTACAGTCGCTGTGAGCTGGCCAGAGCCCTCCAGGATTTCGGCATGGAGGGATACCGGGGATACAGCATGGCTGACTGTGAGAACCCCTCTCCCTTCCAGGCTGCCCCAGGCTccccccaggtgcctcccctTCCTCCTAGCCTCCCTCCCCGCTCTCACTCAGGGAATGTGGCCTTGGCAGTTTTCAGAGCTTCAGCTCTCCTTTGGACATCAAATGTTCTATGATGGGTAGGTGACACTCAGCACAAGTTCGATACATTAGAGGCAGGCCACAGGCAGCCCGGTCAGCATTCTCCTTCATCCTCTACCCCTGCTGCTAAGGTCACCTGCCAAGGGAACAGAATAGCTTAGTACCCTAATCATAATGGCCGCCGAGAGGATAGGATAGTCCCATTGACTTTTAGGGTAGACTGAGCAAACCAGTAACACCAAACTTTTCAAGCTGCTGGTAGATTTTTGGGAAGCTGTGAAGTCCAGCCACATCTggactcattttgtttttttttctattgcctgCCTCCTTGCTAGCTCAGCTGTGTCTTCCTCGTCTTGCCTCTAAAGATCTGGCTCTTTCTTGTTCATTCAGCCCACAAAGATTTCTTGGGCCCCACTGTGTGCTGAGTGGTAAGGTAGCAGGGAGGCTGCTCTAGGAGTCAGGAGGCCTGAGGGAACAGTCTCGACTCTTGCTCTTTGGTAGCTGTGGTGACCTTGAGTGAGTCACTTGCTCCCCTGAGACTTGATGGAGTCATTTGCAAAGTAGGCGGGAGTCCGGCAGCCCTGACCACCTTGAAGCAGGAGTTGAGGCTCGGAGGAGGTACTATGTGGTGTCAGCACCGTGAGTGTCCTGGTCTGTGCTGGCCTCGGTCATCTGACCCTCAGGCCCACGTCTCCACCCTATGCAGGGGTCTGTCTTGCTTACTTCACAAGTGGCTTCAATACAGCTGCTGTGGACCATGAAGCCGATGGAAGCACCAACAATGGCATCTTCCAGATCAGCAGCCGGAAGTGGTGCAAAAATCTCAGCACAGATGTCCCCAACTGGTGCCAGATGTACTGCTCCGGTAGGGTCGGGCCTGAGCTTGGGGCTGCCTGGGGCCAGGCCTCTGCACCTGCCTTTGCTTCTTTCCTGGGGTGGTTTGCTCCTCTTGCCTTTATCTCTGAGTGGGAATCTGAGTGGGAGACCCTCTGGGCCTCCCAAGGAGAGTGGGATGGGGCAAGTGATGAGCATGGGTCCTTCATGAATCTGATTTGGGGTCCCGGATGGGAGACTGTTCTGAGAGATATAGGAATGTGGGGAGGGGAGTGATACAGTGACAGGGATTGAGAGACAGGATTGCATTTAGGATtgtggaaggtgtgtgtgtgtgtgtaagagagagagaaacagagtgtggaTATCTAGCTCTGTCCCCTGTTCCCTCATCATgtttctctgcctcccaccccagacTTGCTGAATCCTAACCTTAAGGACACTGTCATCTGTGCCATGAAGATAGCTCAACAGCCCCAGGGGCTGGCCAGCTGGTAAGTGACATGGTCTGGAACCCCCCTGGGTGATGTGGCCAGGGCTAGTGGACAGCAAGGGGGAAGTTTCTTTTCTGAGTGTTCACTTTGTTTTGGCCACTGTTCCCTGGCTTCACAATCTATTTTGCACATGACTTTCGACCATAGAGATCGCTATTTACAGACAACACGCTGAGTGTCAGGGAGGGCGAGGAATTCACTGCAGTTCATGGAGACAAGCCTGGCTCTCCCAAAATGTGCCTATGTTAGGGTGCCTGCCTATAGGTCCGCCAGACCCGGGTCTAGCCAACCTTGTCTGTGTGTTTGCTTCTTTAACTGTGGCATCTTCATCTAAACTAACTTTGGAGAAAAGCCCAAGACACATGACGGATCAAGGAAGCAATTCCTTGCTTGAAGCATGGGTGGGCACCCCGGAGCCTCATCCTGtcaactttctcttttcctgcctgtTTCCCACAAGATGGCCTTTGCAGCCACCATCCTCACAGGCAAGGGAGTTGGATGAGGATCTCATGGGGCACTGGACTAGATCTTTGGTTCGCAGAGTGGCGTCTGAGGCAGTGGTCCTACAGCCTTCTCTGATGGGGGTCTCACTGCTTAGTCTCCAACCTCCCTTTCCCTACATTTCTGGATAAGAGACCAGCAGGGGTGGAATGTGGGGAGGGTGAAATATACTAGGTGGCCGTAGCCCCGGAACTAAAGACAGATGTGACTGTCACAAGGCAGGTAAAGCAGTCTGGGAGGCAGTGAATGTCAGCCCaggagtggagggaagggagagagactaGAGGTAGGGGGATGGTGGGGAAGCCTTTGCAGGAGAGCTTTGAGAGATCTTTGAGGGATCTTTGAGAGATCCAGGGTCTGCACTAGGACAGTTGCAGGGGTGATGGACAGGAGTGGGGTTGGCTGGGAGGGCTGTGGAGGAGGCATGGGGACAGATGATATGTGGCAGTGAGGGAGAGGACAAGGTAGAAATGACTGTGAATCTAAAGAAGGTTCAAGCTGTGCCTTGACAATGGCTACAGCTTTGGAGATGTGTTGGCCTGGGAACAGTTGACATTCCAGGACCGGAATCTGGAGTGGGGCAGGATCGGCAGGACATAACACACAGCTATAAGGTCAGGAAGGGTGAGTGCAGGCTCGGCAGGAGTCTAAGGGTTTGAGGCCTTGGATACCCTACCCTGGGATGGAAGACATGGGTCCTTTTGGGTTAAAGGAAAGAACAGCTCTTTTATGCACTGGGAGTAAATTGATGTCAGGTATCACCTCTGAGATGTGGCTGAGGCTAATAACAGGCTGTGGTTCCAGAAAGTAGAAAGAGACGGTTTATTTCTTTCACTGCACATACTGAgagtgccaggctctgtgctggggctggGCTTCAGAGAGGCTGAGATCCAAGTCTTTGTCTTCGAGGGTCTCACAGTCTAATGGGAGGGACAAACGAGCCTCATTGATGGATCTATAGAGGCCCTTTAGGGGCACAATTGGTCATTGGGCTCTTTGACATTGACATCGTGGAGTTACCAAAGCTTGGAACCCCTGACAACTTGGGACTGCAGCACCCCAGGATCTTGTTTATCTTCCTTCCTCAAGATGCTAATGTGAGGCAGGAGCAAGGTAATGGTCCTGAAAGAGCCCATAAACTATAGTTACCAACAATTGAAAGACCAGAACCGGTAGCCAAAGAGACGTGGGTGTGGCTATAGTTCTGTCATTTACTAGCTACGGATCTTGGGCAAGCAATTTGCATCTGAGACTCAGTGTTTGATCTGGAGTATAGGGAACATGATACCTGCTTAATCTATGTTGTAGGGCTGCCGAGGGTGGGGGAGTGCAGACAAATGAGTGAGGGATAGGACAGTGTTATGTAGACTGTAAAGGGCTGTACGCTTGTAAGGTGGCATTACTGTCAGCAGAAGGAGCATGGTGTAAGAAAAGAGCACTGGACTAGGGCTCTGGACGCCAGGAGTCCAGGGCTTTGCCCCTGCCTTCCGGGTGAACTTGAACAAATTACCTTGTATCTCTATTGGTAAAATAAGGAGCCTAGACAGATGACTTTTTAAGGGCCGTTGTCGTCCCTTTTTACCCCTTCTTTGTTAGTTAATGGGGTTTACTTgtccctttttccctttctagCCCCTTTCCTTACCTCACTTCCGGTTTAGAGCCCACACCTCCTTCCTGTTCTTCTCTGAGCAGGGACTAAAGGCTGCAGCTGATttggtctctcctctttcccaTCCCTCACCCTCAGGGAGGCCTGGAGGCGTCACTGCCAGGGCAAGGACCTCAAGGACTGGGTGGATGGCTGTGACCTGTAGTAGGATCCTCTGTGGATGGACCGGGCCACGCACAGCAGGCTGGGAGATGTGGTGTGGTCTCTGACGCAGGCTTGGGAAGACAAGCCAACCAATAAAGAGTGGTTTAACCCAAGTGTGGTTCTCTGCTATCGCTGTGTTTCCTGATGGCATGTCAGAGCCAGAGCATCTCAGGGTTTCTTCACCGTCCAGCCGGGCTGGGCTGCAGGTGGGCTCTAGAAAGCCTACCATGGAAGTCTTGCTTCCATTTCTGGAGGCCTGGCggggggggcggaggagggggtCAGTGCCTCCCTTGCCCATGTCTGGTAGAGTTTCCTAGACCCTCTACCTGGATCTAGGTTTGCCAGATTTAGCTAAGCAAAAAACGATAACCAAAACACGATGCTtgagttaaatttgaattttggatACACgacaaatatattttacaacATGTGTGTCTCTAATATTGCATGGAATGCACTTATATTAAAAAACTGTGTGTTATGTACCTGAAACTCAGACTTAGCTAGGtgtcctatattttatctggtaACCTTACCCGGGTCTGGTGTGGTGTACCCCTGGCTTATCTGGGAGGGTCTTTGGGACATTTATTTTCTGTGACTCTGGTCACAGGGGTGGCCACAGTGCCCTGGCCCTCCAGTTGGTGACTGTTAACACACTGGCAGAAGCcaaggaggggtggtgggtggtgagTGGAGACCACCACCCTGGGCTTCAGCTAGGTTCTCACCCTGCTCTCCAGTGTCCTCTAGTGGCAAGAACTTCAAGTGCTGGTGGCCACCCCAGCCTGGGTAAGGAAGTTACCCCTTGTCCTGCTGACCCTTGCTGGGAGGCTGGAGGATTGGGTGGAGGGTGTGGATGGCTTTCAGGCAGCACACCA is a window of Prionailurus viverrinus isolate Anna chromosome E1, UM_Priviv_1.0, whole genome shotgun sequence DNA encoding:
- the SPACA3 gene encoding sperm acrosome membrane-associated protein 3, producing the protein MEARSWAPRRQLCPPGIMLLAFATLLSCLLTSSQAKVYSRCELARALQDFGMEGYRGYSMADWVCLAYFTSGFNTAAVDHEADGSTNNGIFQISSRKWCKNLSTDVPNWCQMYCSDLLNPNLKDTVICAMKIAQQPQGLASWEAWRRHCQGKDLKDWVDGCDL